A portion of the Lolium rigidum isolate FL_2022 chromosome 1, APGP_CSIRO_Lrig_0.1, whole genome shotgun sequence genome contains these proteins:
- the LOC124682381 gene encoding alpha carbonic anhydrase 7-like: MLRPGRLAVSAALLLFSAAVLLSAVPAARAQEETDHEEEFSYSLDAENGPAHWGEIKEEWSACGKGSMQSPIDLASPRVSLVRHLGYLNHSYRPAQASIINRGHDIMLNFEGDAGSVTINGTVYYLKQLHWHSPTEHSVNGRRYDLELHMLHQSAEKKAAVIGVFYEIGAHDAFLHKLEPYLEMIAEQKDREEKVGVMDPRGARGRASVYYRYMGSLTTPPCAEGVIWTIVRRVRTVSRPQLELLRTAVHDEMENNARPRQEVNSRDVIMFQPSQHGKH; encoded by the exons ATGCTGCGTCCAGGTCGTCTCGCCGTCtcggcggcgctcctcctcttCTCCGCCGCCGTGCTTCTCTCCGCCGTCCCGGCAGCCAGAGCGCAGGAGGAAACTG ATCATGAGGAGGAGTTCAGCTACTCGCTGGACGCAGAGAACGGGCCGGCGCACTGGGGCGAGATCAAGGAGGAGTGGTCGGCGTGCGGCAAGGGTTCGATGCAGTCGCCCATAGACCTCGCCAGCCCGCGCGTCTCCCTGGTGCGCCACCTCGGCTACCTCAACCACTCCTACCGCCCCGCACAGGCATCCATCATCAACCGCGGCCACGACATCATG CTGAACTTCGAAGGCGATGCCGGAAGCGTGACCATCAACGGCACCGTCTACTACCTCAAGCAACTGCACTGGCACTCACCCACCGAGCACAGTGTCAACGGCCGCCGGTACGACCTGGAGCTGCACATGCTGCATCAGAGCGCAGAGAAGAAGGCCGCCGTCATCGGCGTCTTCTACGAGATCGGCGCCCACGACGCCTTCCTCCACAAG CTGGAGCCTTACCTGGAGATGATAGCGGAGCAGAAGGACAGGGAGGAGAAGGTGGGCGTGATGGACCCGAGGGGCGCCAGGGGCAGGGCCAGCGTCTACTACCGATACATGGGCTCCCTCACCACCCCGCCCTGCGCGGAAGGGGTCATCTGGACCATCGTCAGGAGG GTTCGCACGGTGTCGAGACCACAGCTGGAGCTTCTTCGGACGGCCGTCCACGAC GAAATGGAGAATAACGCGAGGCCCCGCCAGGAGGTGAACAGCAGGGATGTCATCATGTTCCAGCCTTCTCAACACGGCAAACATTGA